A DNA window from Methanocorpusculum sp. contains the following coding sequences:
- a CDS encoding adenylate/guanylate cyclase domain-containing protein: MDWIIDPVGSEKQSDGTIMIVLKPDPRKYDEVFEGGSLYGYKDKFSGIIMPLSTLNEINFPAEIPIYYSPLKESDLCKYLREIKSELLDKWDKKYNINPKMKPIEEYLATIVGKDANFVIIYVDMAGSTNLSSNVDPDTNVKINKIFLMQMARAIDNCKGYVFKYVGDCVIGIFPAEDNFTSTCDNAIQSAILMCAVIEKVLNPIFEEKGIPTIGCHIGLDIGSVRIDTMGEENLGSNIDLIGRSMNVTAKIQGQAGFNDILLGRRIFELLHCSLQEGCEEVDLGDNWTIKDQDSDGIYQVYRYKNRLSYQ; encoded by the coding sequence ATGGATTGGATAATTGATCCGGTTGGCTCAGAAAAACAATCCGATGGTACTATTATGATTGTATTGAAGCCAGATCCAAGAAAGTATGATGAAGTCTTTGAAGGTGGTAGCTTGTATGGATATAAAGACAAATTTTCTGGTATAATAATGCCTTTATCAACTCTTAATGAGATAAATTTCCCTGCTGAAATTCCGATATACTATAGTCCTCTTAAGGAGTCTGATTTATGTAAATATTTACGTGAGATTAAATCTGAATTATTGGACAAATGGGATAAGAAATATAATATCAATCCTAAAATGAAACCAATTGAGGAATATTTGGCTACTATTGTAGGTAAAGATGCAAATTTTGTAATAATATATGTTGATATGGCAGGTTCAACAAATTTAAGTTCCAATGTAGATCCTGATACAAATGTCAAAATCAACAAAATATTCCTAATGCAAATGGCTAGAGCAATTGATAATTGTAAGGGATATGTGTTCAAGTATGTTGGAGATTGTGTTATTGGTATTTTTCCAGCTGAAGATAATTTTACTTCAACATGCGATAATGCAATACAATCTGCAATATTAATGTGTGCAGTAATAGAAAAAGTACTAAATCCAATTTTTGAAGAAAAAGGCATCCCAACAATTGGTTGCCATATAGGTCTGGATATTGGATCTGTTCGTATTGATACGATGGGGGAAGAAAATCTCGGGAGTAATATCGATTTAATTGGACGTTCAATGAATGTGACGGCTAAAATTCAAGGTCAAGCTGGGTTCAATGATATCTTATTAGGAAGAAGAATATTTGAGCTCCTTCACTGCTCATTGCAAGAAGGGTGCGAAGAGGTTGATTTGGGGGATAATTGGACCATTAAAGATCAAGATAGTGATGGGATATACCAAGTATATAGGTATAAAAATCGATTGAGTTACCAATAA